The following coding sequences lie in one uncultured Flavobacterium sp. genomic window:
- a CDS encoding aldose epimerase family protein, translating into MNVLKRCFFGISLMSLVTLSVQCKNDKKMNDTTVSSDQKAKVTIEKSSYGTTSKGEKVDSYKLKNQNGMEVDIITFGGRITDLKVPNKEGVFENVVTGFNSLAQYEKENPFFGALIGRFGNRIAKGKFTLDGKDYQLAINNAPNALHGGPQGYFNVVWKADEVKSGETASLKLSYLSKDMEEGYPGNLKVFVTYTLTNDNQLEVLYEAETDKKTVVNLTQHTYFNLSGDFTKTILDHELTLNADKIVPVDATLIPTGKLEDVANTPFDFRTPKLIGKDIEAKNEQLVRGKGYDHCWVLNNPEKGKTIIAKVYHAPSGRILEMTTDEPGIQFYSGNFLDGTLPTRDGKTYAHRTGLCLETEHYPDSPNQKNFPTTVLNPGEKYKTKTTFKFSVKK; encoded by the coding sequence ATGAATGTATTAAAACGTTGTTTTTTTGGAATCAGCCTAATGAGTTTGGTTACACTTTCAGTTCAATGCAAAAACGATAAAAAAATGAATGACACTACAGTTTCTTCAGATCAAAAAGCTAAGGTTACAATCGAAAAATCTTCTTACGGAACAACTTCTAAAGGAGAAAAAGTCGACAGTTATAAACTGAAAAACCAAAATGGGATGGAAGTCGACATCATCACTTTTGGAGGAAGAATTACAGATTTGAAAGTGCCTAATAAAGAGGGAGTTTTTGAAAACGTGGTGACCGGATTTAATTCTTTGGCACAATACGAAAAAGAGAACCCATTCTTTGGTGCTTTAATTGGAAGATTTGGAAACCGAATTGCGAAAGGGAAATTCACTTTAGACGGAAAAGACTATCAATTAGCAATAAATAATGCACCAAATGCTTTGCACGGAGGACCACAAGGATATTTTAATGTTGTTTGGAAAGCAGATGAAGTTAAATCTGGTGAAACAGCTTCTTTAAAATTATCTTATTTAAGTAAAGATATGGAAGAAGGTTATCCTGGAAACTTAAAAGTTTTTGTGACTTATACTTTAACAAATGACAATCAATTAGAAGTTTTGTACGAAGCTGAAACTGATAAAAAGACGGTTGTTAATTTGACACAGCATACTTATTTCAATTTATCTGGAGATTTTACAAAAACAATTCTAGACCACGAATTGACTTTAAATGCTGACAAAATTGTTCCGGTTGATGCGACTTTAATTCCAACAGGAAAACTAGAAGATGTTGCTAATACTCCTTTCGATTTCAGAACGCCAAAATTAATTGGAAAAGATATTGAAGCTAAAAACGAACAATTAGTAAGAGGAAAAGGTTACGATCACTGTTGGGTATTGAACAATCCTGAAAAAGGAAAAACAATCATTGCAAAAGTGTACCACGCACCAAGCGGAAGAATTTTGGAAATGACTACAGACGAACCTGGAATTCAGTTTTACTCAGGAAATTTCCTTGATGGAACTTTACCAACGCGTGATGGAAAAACATACGCTCACAGAACCGGACTTTGTTTAGAAACAGAACATTATCCGGATTCTCCAAACCAGAAAAACTTCCCAACAACGGTTTTAAACCCGGGAGAAAAATACAAAACTAAAACTACCTTTAAATTCTCAGTAAAGAAATAG
- the araA gene encoding L-arabinose isomerase — MIDISQKEVWFVVGSQELYGEETLRKVAEHSQIIAKGLDASSSIPVKVVYKDVVKSPSQILDVCLAANSEKNCIGIIAWMHTFSPAKMWIGGLSILKKPLCHLHTQYNAEIPWGSIDMDFMNLNQSAHGDREFGFIMSRMRKKRKVVVGHWEDERVQKKLGIWSRVVLGWDELQNLKVARIGDNMREVAVTEGDKVEAQIRFGVCVNGYDSSDVTKHIEKVTDKQLADLLAVYESSYTLTNSLKEGGAQRSSLAEAAKIELGLRAFLEEGGFGAFTDTFENLGAWKQLPGIATQRLMADGYGFGGEGDWKTAAMVRALKVMNIGLEGGTSFMEDYTYHFTPQKSYVLGSHMLEICPSIADGKPSCEVHPLGIGGKEDPARLVFNSPAGDAINVSLVDMGTRFRLIVNEVEAVKPMAELPKLPVARVLWDCKPNLDIAATAWILAGGAHHTVYSQSLTTEYMEDFADIAGIELLVIDEKTTVREFKDKINANEAYFHLFQHGL, encoded by the coding sequence ATGATTGATATATCTCAAAAAGAAGTTTGGTTTGTAGTAGGAAGCCAGGAATTATACGGTGAAGAAACATTAAGAAAAGTAGCAGAACATTCGCAGATAATTGCAAAAGGATTAGATGCATCATCTAGTATTCCGGTAAAAGTGGTTTACAAAGATGTGGTGAAATCTCCATCGCAAATTTTAGATGTTTGTTTGGCCGCAAATTCAGAGAAAAACTGTATCGGAATTATTGCCTGGATGCATACTTTTTCACCAGCAAAAATGTGGATTGGCGGTTTGAGCATTTTGAAAAAACCATTATGTCATTTACATACACAATATAATGCTGAAATTCCGTGGGGAAGTATCGATATGGATTTCATGAACCTGAACCAATCGGCACACGGAGATCGTGAATTTGGTTTTATCATGTCAAGAATGCGCAAAAAGCGTAAAGTTGTTGTAGGACATTGGGAAGATGAAAGAGTTCAGAAAAAATTAGGAATCTGGTCAAGAGTCGTTTTAGGTTGGGATGAACTTCAAAACTTGAAAGTAGCTCGTATTGGAGATAATATGCGTGAAGTTGCCGTTACAGAAGGAGATAAAGTTGAAGCTCAAATTCGTTTTGGAGTTTGTGTAAACGGATACGATTCTTCTGATGTAACGAAACATATCGAAAAGGTAACAGACAAACAACTAGCTGATTTATTAGCGGTTTATGAGTCTTCTTATACTTTAACCAATTCTTTAAAAGAAGGCGGAGCACAAAGAAGTTCTTTAGCGGAAGCGGCAAAAATCGAATTGGGATTAAGAGCTTTTCTTGAAGAAGGAGGTTTTGGCGCTTTTACAGATACATTTGAAAATCTAGGAGCCTGGAAACAATTACCGGGAATCGCAACACAAAGATTAATGGCAGATGGTTACGGTTTTGGAGGAGAAGGAGACTGGAAAACGGCTGCAATGGTAAGAGCATTAAAAGTAATGAATATTGGTCTTGAGGGTGGAACTTCTTTTATGGAAGATTACACATACCACTTCACACCGCAAAAATCTTATGTTTTAGGATCACACATGCTAGAAATTTGCCCTTCTATCGCTGATGGGAAACCTTCTTGCGAAGTTCATCCTTTAGGAATTGGTGGAAAAGAAGATCCGGCTCGTTTAGTATTTAATTCACCTGCAGGAGATGCAATTAATGTTTCATTGGTAGATATGGGAACTCGTTTCCGTTTAATTGTAAACGAAGTTGAGGCGGTTAAACCAATGGCTGAATTGCCAAAATTACCAGTTGCGAGAGTTTTGTGGGATTGTAAACCAAATCTTGATATCGCAGCAACAGCCTGGATTTTAGCCGGTGGAGCGCACCATACCGTTTACAGTCAGTCATTGACAACAGAATACATGGAAGATTTCGCGGATATCGCCGGAATCGAATTATTGGTTATTGACGAAAAAACGACGGTAAGAGAGTTTAAAGATAAGATCAATGCTAACGAAGCATATTTCCATTTGTTTCAGCATGGACTATAA
- a CDS encoding alpha/beta hydrolase: MKNPIKLLLLLLTYSVCTIGSAQVQMNFKFDTPYGKNTAVGKFAELNGAKIYYEEYGKGEPLLLIHGNGGSIESMGNQIDYFKSKYRVIVADNRGQGKSELKTDSLTYVQITKDTEALVNHLKLDSISIIGWSDGGIVGLQMGISGKSKIKKIVAMGANLRPDSTAINSWATKDVENLKKMIASKIKEKDTSENWNLQKQLAGLLVDQPSIITKDLSKIKAKVLIIAGDKDVIKNEHSVEIFENIPKAQLCIMPGETHFAPASNPEVFNALANKFLSEPFKRPDSDWTKWGK, from the coding sequence ATGAAAAACCCAATTAAATTATTACTTCTGTTATTAACCTATTCCGTATGTACAATAGGAAGCGCTCAGGTTCAGATGAATTTTAAATTTGACACGCCTTATGGTAAAAATACCGCTGTTGGAAAGTTTGCTGAACTCAATGGTGCTAAAATTTACTATGAAGAATATGGAAAAGGTGAACCTTTGTTATTGATTCATGGAAACGGAGGAAGTATTGAATCAATGGGAAATCAAATTGATTATTTTAAAAGTAAATACAGAGTTATTGTTGCTGATAATAGAGGGCAAGGTAAATCAGAGTTGAAAACGGATTCTCTAACATATGTCCAAATTACAAAAGATACGGAAGCATTGGTTAATCACTTAAAACTAGATTCGATAAGTATTATTGGATGGAGTGATGGTGGAATTGTTGGCTTGCAAATGGGTATTTCAGGTAAGTCAAAAATAAAGAAAATTGTGGCTATGGGGGCAAATTTAAGACCTGATTCTACAGCTATTAATTCGTGGGCTACAAAAGATGTTGAGAACTTGAAAAAAATGATCGCGTCAAAAATTAAAGAGAAAGACACTAGTGAGAATTGGAATCTACAAAAACAACTTGCTGGACTTTTGGTAGATCAACCTAGTATTATAACTAAAGATTTATCAAAAATTAAAGCAAAAGTGCTTATAATAGCAGGAGATAAAGACGTTATTAAAAATGAACATTCGGTAGAAATTTTCGAAAACATACCTAAGGCACAGTTATGTATTATGCCTGGAGAAACCCATTTTGCACCGGCTTCAAATCCGGAAGTATTTAATGCATTAGCAAATAAGTTTTTATCAGAACCGTTTAAAAGACCAGATTCGGATTGGACTAAATGGGGTAAATAA
- a CDS encoding ribulokinase: MKNYVIGLDYGTDSVRAVLIDTENGQELASNVSHYKRWKNKQYCDAAANQFRQHPLDHIEGLEITIQTVIKESKVDPKLVRGICIDTTGSSPVPVTKDGIPLALTEGFEENPNAMMVLWKDHTSINEANEINELAVSWGGEDVTKYVGGIYSSEWFWAKILHIAREDEAVRNAAHTWMEHCDLMTYLLIEDKDLKTFKRSRCAAGHKAMWHADWNGLPPIEFLEKLHPYLAQLRSNLYDETYTSDLSAGNLSKEWADRLGLSTETVVAVGTFDAHSGAVGAKIGENTLVRVMGTSTCDILVGSYDEVGTKTVRGICGQVDGSVIPDFIGLEAGQSAFGDLLAWYKELLLWPTEHLLGSSSVLNDAQKEQLREEFSDKLIVELTKEAEKIPVSESLPIALDWINGRRTPDANQELKSAISNLSLGTKAPHIFKALVNAICFGAKKIVDRFEEEGVKIDSVIGIGGVARKSPFIMQTLANVLNKPIKIAASDQTPALGAAIYAAVAAGIYPNVIEASQKIGSDFDGEYFPQLDKVAAYHKLLLGYEQLSAFADPNLKISEHELSL; the protein is encoded by the coding sequence TACTGAGAATGGACAGGAATTAGCATCTAATGTTTCTCATTACAAAAGATGGAAAAACAAGCAATATTGTGACGCGGCTGCAAATCAATTTCGTCAGCATCCTTTAGACCATATTGAAGGTTTAGAAATTACGATTCAAACTGTTATAAAAGAGAGTAAAGTTGATCCAAAACTGGTTCGTGGAATTTGTATCGATACAACAGGATCTTCTCCGGTTCCCGTTACAAAAGATGGAATTCCATTAGCATTGACAGAAGGTTTTGAAGAAAATCCAAATGCAATGATGGTTTTATGGAAAGATCATACTTCTATAAATGAAGCAAACGAAATCAACGAATTGGCAGTAAGCTGGGGCGGAGAAGATGTAACTAAATATGTAGGCGGAATTTATTCATCTGAATGGTTTTGGGCAAAAATCCTGCACATTGCGAGAGAAGATGAAGCGGTTCGAAATGCAGCACATACCTGGATGGAGCATTGCGATTTAATGACGTATTTATTAATTGAAGATAAAGATTTAAAAACCTTTAAAAGAAGCCGTTGCGCAGCGGGACACAAAGCCATGTGGCACGCAGACTGGAATGGACTTCCTCCGATTGAGTTTTTAGAAAAATTACATCCATATTTAGCACAGCTTCGCAGTAATTTATATGATGAAACTTATACATCAGATTTATCAGCAGGGAATTTAAGCAAAGAATGGGCAGATCGTTTAGGACTTTCTACAGAAACAGTTGTGGCTGTTGGAACATTCGATGCGCATTCTGGAGCGGTTGGAGCTAAAATTGGAGAAAATACTTTAGTTCGTGTTATGGGAACTTCAACCTGCGATATTTTGGTTGGTTCTTATGATGAAGTAGGAACTAAAACCGTTCGCGGAATCTGCGGGCAAGTTGACGGATCTGTAATTCCGGACTTTATTGGTTTAGAAGCAGGACAATCTGCTTTTGGCGATTTATTGGCTTGGTACAAAGAATTATTGTTGTGGCCAACAGAACATTTATTAGGTTCTTCATCTGTTTTAAATGATGCCCAAAAAGAACAATTAAGAGAAGAATTCAGCGATAAATTAATTGTAGAATTAACGAAAGAAGCGGAGAAAATTCCGGTTTCAGAAAGTCTTCCAATTGCTTTAGATTGGATTAACGGACGTAGAACTCCAGATGCTAATCAGGAATTAAAAAGCGCGATTTCAAATCTTTCTTTAGGAACAAAAGCACCTCATATTTTTAAAGCTTTAGTAAACGCAATCTGTTTTGGAGCGAAGAAAATTGTAGATCGTTTTGAAGAAGAAGGAGTAAAAATCGATAGTGTTATCGGAATTGGTGGCGTTGCCCGTAAATCTCCTTTTATCATGCAGACATTGGCAAATGTTTTAAACAAGCCAATTAAAATTGCAGCTTCAGATCAAACTCCAGCTTTAGGTGCAGCAATTTACGCAGCAGTTGCAGCAGGAATTTATCCAAACGTAATCGAAGCAAGCCAAAAAATAGGAAGTGATTTCGACGGAGAATATTTTCCTCAATTAGACAAAGTAGCAGCCTATCATAAACTGCTTTTGGGATACGAACAATTAAGCGCTTTTGCAGATCCAAACCTTAAAATATCGGAACATGAGCTCTCTTTATAA
- the pth gene encoding aminoacyl-tRNA hydrolase, which yields MIKWITKLFSSTQKEENIDNMKKYLIVGLGNIGAEYVNTRHNIGFKVLDFLAKKEGLSFETAKLGALAEYKFKGRTFFLLKPNTYMNLSGKAVKYWMDKENIPLENVFVITDDLNLSFGTIRIKPKGSDGGHNGLKNINLVLNTHQYTRFRFGISDQFKKGQQVDYVLGDWDEEEKAKLPERLEVASEIIKSFGTAGLENTMTTFNGK from the coding sequence ATGATAAAATGGATAACAAAACTGTTTTCATCAACACAAAAAGAAGAGAACATAGACAATATGAAAAAATATTTAATCGTAGGACTTGGTAATATTGGTGCCGAATACGTAAATACAAGACATAATATAGGATTCAAAGTCCTGGATTTTTTAGCCAAAAAAGAAGGGCTTTCGTTTGAAACCGCAAAACTCGGTGCTTTGGCTGAATATAAATTTAAAGGAAGAACCTTTTTTCTGCTTAAACCAAATACCTATATGAATTTAAGCGGTAAAGCCGTTAAATATTGGATGGATAAAGAAAATATTCCTTTAGAGAATGTTTTTGTTATCACAGATGACTTAAACCTGTCATTCGGAACAATTAGGATTAAACCAAAAGGAAGCGATGGAGGTCATAACGGACTTAAGAACATCAATTTGGTTTTGAACACACATCAATACACCCGTTTTAGATTTGGTATCAGCGATCAGTTTAAAAAAGGGCAACAAGTTGATTACGTTTTGGGTGATTGGGATGAAGAAGAAAAAGCAAAATTGCCGGAGCGTTTAGAGGTGGCTTCAGAAATTATTAAATCTTTTGGAACAGCCGGATTAGAAAATACGATGACCACTTTTAACGGAAAATAA
- a CDS encoding 50S ribosomal protein L25/general stress protein Ctc, translating into MKSITIKGSERESVGKVSTKALRNAGAVPCVLYGGNQAVHFSADAAAFKNLVYTPNAHTVVIELGKGKSFNAILQDIQVHPVSDKILHIDFFQLFDDKEITMEVPVKIVGTSKGVLAGGVLRLNTRKLKVKALPKDLPDFVEADITPLEMGNKLYVTKVGSPEYKVMHPDNTVVAQVRISRAAMKAAQEAAKAAKAPAKGKKK; encoded by the coding sequence ATGAAATCGATTACAATTAAAGGATCAGAAAGAGAAAGCGTGGGCAAAGTGTCAACTAAAGCCTTACGTAATGCTGGAGCGGTTCCTTGCGTGTTATACGGAGGAAATCAGGCAGTACACTTCTCAGCAGACGCTGCAGCGTTCAAAAACTTGGTTTACACTCCAAATGCACACACAGTTGTGATTGAGCTTGGAAAAGGAAAATCATTTAATGCAATTTTGCAAGACATTCAGGTACACCCGGTATCTGACAAAATTTTACACATTGACTTCTTTCAATTATTTGATGACAAAGAAATCACTATGGAAGTTCCAGTAAAAATCGTTGGTACATCTAAAGGTGTTCTTGCAGGTGGTGTTTTACGTTTAAACACACGTAAATTAAAAGTTAAAGCTTTACCTAAAGATCTTCCTGATTTTGTTGAAGCTGATATTACGCCACTTGAAATGGGTAACAAATTATATGTTACTAAAGTTGGTTCTCCAGAATACAAAGTTATGCACCCGGACAACACAGTTGTTGCTCAAGTAAGAATCTCTCGTGCTGCTATGAAAGCTGCTCAAGAAGCTGCAAAAGCTGCAAAAGCTCCTGCAAAAGGAAAGAAAAAATAA
- a CDS encoding outer membrane beta-barrel protein, which produces MKKIVLITLFFYYTFANAQISFEKGYFISNDGKKIECYIKNSDWINTPTNFKYKMQLNDSEIKTESIETVQEFNIDNEYKYKRFKIKVDHSNDDLKELPRDRNPNWKEETIFLKVLIEGGAILYSYTEGNTNKFFYSTKTIPAEQLVHVTYLREDGENTSENNQYKKQLLNNVKSSNITEKEIQKVTYKKSDLIDYFIKYNNINPVSSEMKEAKSNKKLFFVKITPGVSIVSSSAKDYGDSKFNFQFDNKLVFKIGAEAEYIFPFNKNKWSLFVNPTYQKYQNEKNYTAPSGSIIENPEIPYNVKVNYSSVQLPIGVRHYMFLNQNSKIFIDAIYSFEINGNTKITYTNLTPGSTSVGSLESRSDTNLAFGLGYNFKNKFTVEARLNTKKELMNYSNYSARYNAIDFIFGYTIF; this is translated from the coding sequence ATGAAAAAAATAGTATTAATTACGTTATTCTTTTATTACACTTTTGCCAATGCACAAATCTCATTTGAAAAAGGATACTTTATTTCGAATGATGGGAAAAAAATTGAATGTTATATTAAAAATTCAGATTGGATTAATACTCCAACAAATTTTAAGTATAAGATGCAGCTCAATGATTCAGAAATTAAAACTGAAAGCATAGAAACTGTACAAGAATTTAACATTGACAATGAATACAAATACAAAAGATTTAAAATAAAAGTCGATCATTCAAATGATGATTTAAAAGAATTACCAAGAGACAGAAATCCAAATTGGAAAGAAGAAACAATATTTCTAAAAGTATTAATAGAAGGAGGTGCAATTTTGTATAGTTATACTGAGGGAAACACGAATAAATTCTTTTATTCGACAAAAACAATTCCTGCAGAGCAATTGGTACATGTTACCTATCTTAGAGAAGATGGAGAAAATACAAGTGAAAACAATCAATACAAAAAGCAGCTTTTAAATAATGTTAAATCTTCAAACATAACTGAAAAAGAAATTCAAAAAGTTACTTACAAAAAATCTGATCTTATTGATTATTTTATAAAATACAATAACATCAACCCTGTTTCAAGTGAAATGAAAGAGGCGAAATCAAACAAAAAACTATTTTTTGTCAAAATAACACCAGGTGTAAGTATCGTTTCGTCATCTGCCAAAGACTATGGTGATTCAAAATTTAATTTTCAATTTGATAATAAATTGGTCTTTAAAATTGGCGCTGAAGCAGAATACATATTCCCTTTTAATAAAAACAAATGGAGTCTCTTTGTTAACCCAACGTATCAAAAATACCAAAATGAAAAAAACTATACCGCGCCTAGTGGAAGTATTATAGAAAATCCGGAAATTCCTTATAATGTAAAAGTAAATTACAGTTCTGTACAATTACCAATTGGAGTAAGGCATTATATGTTTTTAAATCAAAACTCAAAAATTTTTATTGATGCTATTTATTCATTTGAGATAAACGGTAATACTAAAATAACGTATACTAATTTGACACCGGGAAGTACTAGTGTAGGAAGTCTTGAAAGTAGATCAGATACTAATTTAGCTTTTGGTTTGGGTTATAACTTCAAAAACAAATTCACAGTCGAAGCAAGGCTAAATACAAAAAAAGAATTAATGAATTATTCCAATTATTCTGCAAGATACAACGCAATAGACTTTATATTTGGTTACACTATTTTTTAG
- a CDS encoding L-ribulose-5-phosphate 4-epimerase — protein sequence MSSLYKDLKQECYEANMQLNALNLVVYTFGNVSAVDRKNGVFAIKPSGVPYEDLKPEDIVIVDFDNNIIEGTMRPSSDTKTHAYLYKNWPNIGGVAHTHATYSVAWAQSQRDIPIFGTTHADHLTADIPCAPPMADSLIEGNYEHNTGIQILDCFKEKNLSYEEVEMILIGNHGPFAWGKNAAKAVYNSKVLEVVAEMAYLTLQINPNAPKLKDSLIKKHYNRKHGKDSYYGQ from the coding sequence ATGAGCTCTCTTTATAAAGATTTAAAACAAGAATGTTACGAAGCCAACATGCAGTTAAATGCATTGAATTTGGTGGTATATACTTTTGGAAATGTGAGTGCCGTGGACAGAAAAAATGGTGTTTTTGCTATTAAACCAAGCGGTGTTCCGTACGAAGATTTAAAGCCGGAAGATATCGTAATTGTTGATTTTGATAATAACATTATTGAAGGAACTATGCGTCCGTCATCAGACACTAAAACGCATGCATATTTATACAAAAACTGGCCAAATATTGGTGGCGTTGCACATACACACGCAACTTATTCTGTGGCGTGGGCACAATCACAAAGAGATATTCCAATTTTTGGAACAACGCACGCAGACCATTTAACAGCCGATATTCCTTGCGCTCCGCCAATGGCAGATTCGTTAATTGAAGGAAATTATGAACACAATACCGGAATTCAGATTTTGGATTGTTTCAAAGAAAAAAATCTTTCATACGAAGAGGTAGAAATGATCCTGATAGGAAATCACGGTCCGTTTGCTTGGGGAAAAAACGCTGCAAAAGCAGTTTACAACAGTAAAGTTTTGGAAGTTGTAGCCGAAATGGCCTATTTGACTTTACAAATAAACCCAAACGCGCCAAAATTAAAAGATTCATTAATTAAAAAACATTACAATCGTAAACACGGAAAAGATTCGTATTACGGACAGTAA
- a CDS encoding superoxide dismutase: MAFELPQLPYAYDALEPHIDARTMEIHYTKHHNAYTTNLNAAIAGTDLEGKTIENILINLDKSNAAVRNNGGGFYNHNLFWTVMAPNGGGLPTGDLLAAIEASFGTFEEFKAKFAKAGATQFGSGWAWLCVQKGGKLDVCGTPNQDNPLMPEVGCDGTPILGMDVWEHAYYLNYQNRRPDYIEAFFNVINWTEVARRFALDK, translated from the coding sequence ATGGCTTTTGAATTACCTCAATTACCTTATGCATATGATGCATTAGAACCACATATCGATGCTCGTACAATGGAAATCCATTATACAAAACACCACAATGCATATACAACAAATCTTAATGCTGCAATTGCAGGAACAGATTTAGAAGGAAAAACAATCGAAAATATCTTAATTAACCTAGATAAATCAAACGCTGCAGTTCGTAACAATGGTGGAGGTTTCTACAACCACAATTTATTCTGGACTGTAATGGCTCCAAACGGTGGCGGATTACCAACAGGTGATTTATTGGCTGCAATTGAAGCTTCTTTTGGAACTTTTGAAGAGTTTAAAGCAAAATTTGCTAAAGCTGGTGCAACACAATTCGGTTCAGGATGGGCTTGGTTATGTGTGCAAAAAGGCGGAAAATTAGATGTATGTGGAACTCCAAATCAAGATAATCCATTAATGCCGGAAGTTGGTTGTGATGGAACTCCAATCTTAGGAATGGATGTTTGGGAGCATGCTTATTATTTAAACTACCAAAACAGAAGACCAGATTATATTGAGGCTTTCTTCAATGTAATTAACTGGACAGAAGTAGCCAGAAGATTTGCTTTAGACAAGTAA
- a CDS encoding OsmC family protein encodes MAFKHLFKAEANWTLNKKPADSTKRFYSKTHQIKIEGKPVLEVSAAKAFKGNPELYNPEDLLLSSLVSCHMMSYLYVCSQNGIEVLEYSDNAEATLEVSPDGSGRFVKVRLYPKVKISNPDQIELALDLHFKANQLCFIANSCNFPVLHEASCEV; translated from the coding sequence ATGGCATTCAAACATCTATTTAAAGCAGAAGCAAATTGGACTTTAAATAAAAAACCAGCAGATTCAACAAAGAGGTTTTACAGTAAAACTCATCAAATAAAAATTGAAGGAAAACCTGTTTTAGAAGTTTCGGCAGCAAAAGCTTTCAAGGGTAATCCCGAATTATACAATCCTGAAGATTTGCTGTTGAGCAGTTTGGTTTCCTGCCACATGATGTCTTATTTATATGTCTGCTCTCAAAACGGAATAGAAGTTCTCGAATATTCAGACAATGCCGAAGCAACACTCGAAGTTTCTCCAGATGGAAGCGGACGTTTTGTTAAGGTTAGATTATATCCGAAGGTAAAAATTTCAAATCCAGATCAAATTGAATTAGCTCTAGATTTACATTTTAAAGCAAATCAATTGTGTTTTATTGCTAATTCGTGCAATTTTCCAGTTTTGCATGAGGCGAGTTGTGAAGTTTAA
- a CDS encoding ribose-phosphate pyrophosphokinase — translation MSHLEPEAKIFACSQSVYLAEKIAEQYGIPLGKVTMSTYSDGEFQPSYEESIRGLRVFIVCSTFPTADNLMELLLMIDAAKRASARHITAVMPYFGWARQDRKDKPRVPIGAKLVANLLDAAGATRVMTMDLHADQIQGFFEKPVDHLFASTIFLPYVESLKLENLTIASPDMGGSKRAYAYSKFLESDVVICYKQRKAANVIDTMELIGEVKGRNVILVDDMIDTGGTLAKAADLMIEKGALSVRAICTHAILSGNAYEKIENSKLSELIVTDSIPLKRESKKIRVVSCAPLFAEVMHMVHHNNSISGKFIM, via the coding sequence ATGTCGCACCTAGAACCAGAAGCTAAAATTTTTGCTTGTTCACAAAGTGTTTATCTTGCAGAGAAAATTGCAGAACAATACGGAATTCCGTTAGGGAAAGTAACGATGTCAACGTATAGTGATGGAGAATTTCAACCATCTTACGAAGAATCAATAAGAGGATTACGCGTTTTTATCGTGTGCTCAACTTTTCCAACTGCAGATAATTTGATGGAATTGTTGCTAATGATTGATGCGGCAAAACGTGCATCAGCAAGACACATTACAGCTGTTATGCCTTATTTTGGTTGGGCAAGACAGGATAGAAAAGATAAACCAAGGGTTCCGATTGGAGCAAAATTAGTAGCTAATTTATTAGATGCTGCCGGAGCGACAAGAGTAATGACAATGGATTTGCACGCAGATCAAATCCAAGGTTTTTTTGAAAAACCAGTAGATCATTTATTTGCATCTACAATCTTTTTACCATATGTAGAAAGTTTAAAATTAGAGAATCTAACAATTGCATCTCCGGATATGGGAGGTTCAAAAAGAGCATATGCTTACTCTAAGTTTCTGGAATCAGATGTAGTAATCTGTTACAAACAAAGAAAAGCAGCCAACGTTATCGACACTATGGAACTAATAGGTGAAGTAAAAGGTCGTAACGTAATACTAGTAGACGACATGATCGATACGGGTGGTACATTAGCGAAAGCGGCAGATTTAATGATCGAAAAAGGAGCATTAAGCGTAAGAGCAATTTGTACACACGCAATTCTATCTGGTAATGCCTACGAAAAAATTGAAAACTCAAAATTAAGTGAGTTGATCGTTACTGATTCTATTCCGTTAAAGAGAGAGTCAAAGAAAATTAGAGTAGTGAGTTGTGCGCCTCTTTTTGCTGAAGTTATGCACATGGTGCACCACAACAATTCCATTAGTGGAAAATTTATAATGTAA